A section of the Hirschia baltica ATCC 49814 genome encodes:
- a CDS encoding OmpH family outer membrane protein — translation MSLKKLIVAFSTLFLLSPAVMQATAQTNVIVIDQAKIMTQSKAGKDVTKKLNNIAEQINKELKPSADSLQAEGQSLQTTLAPLNQNAIAQDKALVTRIQNFEKRRVELQKTQQKRAAELELTRRDAWQKFFVALEPALQAAITETSADIVIDRSSTIHTGEGVDQTDLIISKLDASTPTISVTKQSLPVPKN, via the coding sequence ATGTCCCTAAAAAAACTAATTGTAGCGTTTTCAACTTTGTTTTTGCTTTCTCCTGCAGTTATGCAAGCTACAGCTCAAACAAACGTTATTGTGATTGATCAAGCAAAGATTATGACACAATCTAAAGCTGGTAAGGATGTCACTAAAAAGCTCAACAACATTGCTGAGCAAATCAATAAAGAGCTGAAGCCAAGTGCCGATTCTCTGCAAGCTGAAGGACAATCCCTTCAAACGACTCTGGCACCATTGAATCAAAATGCGATTGCGCAAGATAAAGCTCTAGTTACGCGCATTCAAAATTTTGAAAAACGCAGAGTAGAACTTCAAAAAACACAACAAAAACGTGCAGCTGAGCTAGAACTAACGAGACGTGATGCTTGGCAAAAGTTTTTTGTTGCGCTTGAACCTGCTCTGCAGGCCGCTATCACTGAAACGAGCGCAGATATTGTAATCGACAGATCTTCTACAATACACACTGGAGAAGGTGTGGATCAAACAGACTTGATTATCTCAAAGCTTGATGCATCAACACCTACTATTTCAGTAACTAAACAATCTCTTCCAGTTCCAAAGAACTAA